A window of Phragmites australis chromosome 15, lpPhrAust1.1, whole genome shotgun sequence genomic DNA:
GCCTCCTAACCCTATTTAGAGTATCTTCAAGAGACTCTAAAACTCACTCTCTATATCCTCATATAGAAAATCATATCTAAAAGATTTTCTCCTTAAATctttctcatctccaacagacatCCAATACCTTATTCCTTATATATTCTCTATTGTGCCACCGATAGATGGACCTCATCCATCATCTCTACGGTACCACCACCGACAGACGGACCTCCTGCTCCTTATCCTACCGGGCAAGACGCCTTCTCCACGCACCTCCTCGCCGAGCTCCATCTCGGGCAGCCTCCGATCCCCTCCATCTCTCGCCACCTTAGCTTAGTTCACCGTAGTGAAAGCTTCCAACAACGTACCATCGTGCCGATGACGATTGCGAACCGAGCGCGGATGTGGGGAGCGCAACGAAGGAGGCAAGTAAGCGAAAGGACACCGACCCTGAGGCGCACTAGCTCCGGCGGAGGCGGCACCCTGCAGCGGTCCCCTAGGAGCGAGTCGAGGAGCGCCTACGTGGAGGCGAGCACCAGAGGCTTCTTTTGCGTCCGCCTCTCCACCATGATTGTGATGACGACGGAGCTGGGAAGAAgaagcacatgagagagagaccACTTGACTCTAAGTCCTGAAAAAACTGATGATGTGAGGTTGGAGTCGTTGGGAATAAGAAGCTCGCCAACACACATGAGGAAGGGGCCGCGGggaggggaaaaagagaggggcGCGAGGACCTGAGCGGATGGGTGGGTGGGTCAGGGGCGGATATGGAACAGGACTTGCTCGGGGAAAGTAGCGAACGAGGAGGTCGTTTTTGGGATTCGGTAATTTTAGGGAGACCTATTGAGAATCTGTTGGAGATCGTTTTTTAGACTAGAATATCTAAATATGGCTATAGGATGTCATATACAGAGTCTCTTGAAGATACTCTTAGAGGATCTCTAACCAGCTTGTTATCCCACTCTttattctattttctaaaaaaagaacaaaatcaaaCTCCAACCGACTCTCTATCCCGCTCGCCAAATTTGGGGGCTCGCtacttcctccccctccctctctacATCTAGCGAGCCTCACCCGCTCGCTATCGGGTGCGGGAGGAGGCTAGGACAACATGAGAATGGAACGACGACTCTGAGAGGCCCCTGTGCCCAGCTGCCTGCACTCGCCCATCACCACccctgcgcccagccgcccgctCTTGGCCGCCCACGCTCACCCATCTCAACTGCCTTTGTAGGAGCTCGGGCCCACCCTTCCTCTTCGAATCAGGTGCCGGCGGGAGACCAAGGTCGTCGAGCCACGGGAGACCAAGGTTGCCGAGTGACTCCAAGAGCTGGAGAGAGATTTAGGGAGAAATAAGAGAGAGCAAAGAGCGGAGATGCGGATATGCTTGTGCTTGAgagctgttgttgttgttttgtgCCTGCTAGGTGGAACCGGTAACAAATGGTATATAATAAGCTAAATTTAAAGAGACAGTTAGAGTGCGCTAATAAATAGAAAGTAAAATCTAGACAAAGagctttatatgaaaaattagcaagCTAAATTTAAAGACTTGGTTGTAGATGCTCTTGTATCCCTGTCCCTGTCCCACTAATATCCAAACGCCACCTAGGGTTTTATTCCGCAGccgcagcacgccgccggcgcagcACGAGACCACCCTCTCCGGCGAGAGAGGagaaagcagcagcagctcgaGGCCGAGACCGAGCGGGAGATGAGGCTCCTGACGCACAACATGCTGGCATCGAATGTCAGGGGCGTGACCACCGGCTACCCGCTGAAGCTGGAGGCGACCAAGTGGTGCACCAAGGAGGTCGAGCTCAACGCCGACTTCATCCGCGGCGTCCTCCCCAAGATCGACTGGCGCGCGCTCGTCGCGGCCACCCGCGCGCTCGAcctccccgagctcctcccTGAGGAGCAGCCGCCCGAGGAAGAGATCTTCGCCGAGGGCGCCGCTGACGTCGAGGGCAGCGCCATCCGCCGCATCCACCACGCGCTCCTCGAGATCCACATCCAGGAGGGCAGCCTTGTCTGCCCCGAGAGCAGCCGCTGCTTCCCCATCGACAAGGGCATCCCCAACATGATGCTCCACGAGGACGAGGTCTGATATGGTGTGTAGGTCTCGCCCCGGCCGCCTTTACTTACTCACCAGCTCGTTTGTCGGTTGTCAGCTAGGGATCCATGGTTTGGACTACTCGGATTATGTCTGTGAAGTATGAAATGCGGATCGTGACGTTATAATTTGATAGATAACCGTGTTGTTCTGCTCGGAATTGCGGTTTTGTGCTGGTGATTTGATATACCTCATGCTTTTTTGTGAACTGTGGACAATGTGTTTGCTGCCCTATGACTACAGAAATTGAGAGGAACGCTGTAATTTCTTCAGATTGTGAGCAATTTTTGGTATGGAAATGGTGCTAGGAGTGATTTTGTCTGGTAGGGAGTTTAACGGCTGCAATTGGTTCTGGTTGACAATGGTACCTGAATAGGAAACAGTTTGTTATCAGGATATTAAACCTGAGGAAATTGCCTTCTGGTTGACTATTTTCTTGTAGACGGGCCTTAGGCAGGTACTCATTTTTGGAAGCGCTAGCTCAGTTCGTTTAGGTTAATTGTTGTTTTTTAGGATTCTGGAATTGGGGTTTGGAATTGCTTGATTTTGCTTAACTTGATGCTAGGCCTTCAGCTTTGCTATCAGTGTTGCTTGAGAACATAAGTGCGTAGAAGTGTGCTTGGTGTTAGTGCAGACATTGACTCTTGTCATCGCTAGTGATTCCTAAATTTCTGATATTGCCTAACTGAAAATTTGCTTATGACACCCTCCAAACTACCAGATTTGGTGGAGTTTTTCAGTATACAAATCCTATAATTTCTTCTCGTAAGGTTGGTCTGCATCTGCTTGGATCTCATCATATCTTGTATGAGAATTTATGGTTGATACCTGTTTGAGCATGCATCTCTACACTATTTGTTTAACAATTCGATTCAACTTAGCTTGAAATTACCTAGTTTTGATATTTCAATCATGTTGGGTTTTCCAACTTTTTTCTTAACCCAAGTTTTGTGATCATTTTTTTCTTGCGAAGGGCATTCTTTTGGTAGTTGTTAATTGTCATGCCTCACTCATCTCATTTCCTCATTGGGTTGTGTCCATCAACATGTTTTTGATGCTAACTATGTGATAGGGCACGTGTTTGCCTTATGCCCTTATCAGCTGCAGTTATAACTTGCAATGATGAAGTATCTGATATAGTGTTTGCCTCATATGATTCTGACTGCAAATTGCTGTCAAATGGTGTAGAATCCTACGATAAGTATAGGAATCTGTGATTCTATCATTCTGAATATGTAAGCAAAGATTTCATCCTTGTGTCGTCATATGGCGTTATCCGCTTACATTTCATCGATACATAGTTCAAGATAGTTGTTATACAATTATTCTGAAGATGCTTATACGGGTGTCTTGATTTGGATACAGTTCagaagtattatttttgttagaaTAATGCACCGACACTTTTTACAGATAATATACTTTCAGCCTTGTGTTGCATATGATTTACTGAGTTTATATGTTGCACAACCATTTTTCTATGTGTTTATTATGGTGTTAATACTTGAGGAACACACTGTtaccagaaaaaaaaacttgatgaaCACATAATACAGCTCATGCATATATAGGTAACCTTCATATCAAATAGGTGTGGAGTCAATTCTTGCGACTTGGGACCATCGCTCTGAAGCTCTGGGTTTTCGTAACCATGAAACCCAAATCTAGCACAGCACTGCACTGCTGAATTTGTGTTGGATTTTCGCACTTAATTTGAAGGAACCCTAGTTGTATATCAAACCACTAGCTTATGGAAACCACAACTATTGGTGGGTGAGTTGGTGACCAAATAGTTGTCTTTCGatcttttttctttgtgatAAAGATGGATAAAGATCCTTCAACTGTGTACTGGAAAAGTCAGAGAAAATTGCCACATAAGTTGTGTGCTCAGTTACGGAAAGTCGGGCGAAGGCGATGGAATGGTGTCGTTTTTGTGCTCGCGATGCTTGACCTACTTGATGGCAGCCATTGGCAGAATGGCTCGGGAGACGGGGGTGTAGGCGTGCTTAACTGCTTATGCATCAGAATATTATCTGTGAGTCCGAACACGGCGCTGCTTTGTCTCCAAACATGTCTTTTCATTCTTGATTTGTCATGAGCTTCAAAAGATCGGTTTATATTTTCGGAGTCTTTGGAGTGGTATTTCGTGAGATTCTATTTTCCCACCCTCCATATATGTGCACATATGCTAATGGTTACCACAGAGGTATGgattcaaaatgtttttacgaCTAAAATTAGTGTTCTGTACCGTCCCGCGTGGAGGGATTTGGTACCACGGCCCAGTAAAAATGGTTAGTCTCTGTGCCATGGCGATCATCATTCATCAGGTATTTAGATCTTCAACCTCCCTACTAAATGCAATCCAATGGTGATCCACGGTCATTGAATGgcaaaaagaagagagagaagccAATAACGCAAACAGTGCTTCGCAGTTACAAGATTGAAGCAACAGCGAGCGGCGAGCAGGTTAACAAATTCGTTGGTTAtcgtaaaaatttaaaaatataataaaaaaatcagaaaaattctaaaaattagagaaaattctaagaacttctgtgattttttttcaaaaataatattgtttgcatcatgttctatagggagaaaatttgaaaaaaaaaggaaaaaacttaaagcgtgcaactcatttattaactcatgttaagaaaaatcttaacatgcaaacacatattttttttgacgtatcttaagagtatctttaaaattggtttcacttcatttagagttttattaatttcttcatgatttttacaaagttcagaagcataaagtgaatatgttaagaaataacaTTGTGATTAAGTTTTTcttgtctaccattatttttcctatataaagCATAGcataataaactaataaaagtggatttactaattttggaggtgtgatgggttagttatgaattaatctagttgtaacatatttacacaatcctgcatgttacaataccTATtccatgagttcatgtatttttaaaagacatatgatcatgtaagaagactaccaaaattggtt
This region includes:
- the LOC133893669 gene encoding multifunctional methyltransferase subunit TRM112 homolog A-like; the encoded protein is MRLLTHNMLASNVRGVTTGYPLKLEATKWCTKEVELNADFIRGVLPKIDWRALVAATRALDLPELLPEEQPPEEEIFAEGAADVEGSAIRRIHHALLEIHIQEGSLVCPESSRCFPIDKGIPNMMLHEDEV